A window of Macrococcus sp. 19Msa1099 genomic DNA:
TTTCGGTTTCTATCGTTAACTATCTTTTCTTATTACGTTTCTTATATGACACAACGCGTGACTTCTTCTGCTGACGATATTCCGGCATTTCGATAACTTTATGTCCACCGATACGCCATAACCTTACTTCTGTGTACATCGTCTTTAACAACTTCGTTAAGTTCTCTGTCGGTACTATAGAGATCATCTGTCTTGCACCAAGATCTGCGACAAATTCAAATGCTGTTTCAAAGCTATCTGTCACACGAAATGTCTCTATAATTTCGTTGAACAGTGCTTCTACTTGCTGTGGATAAATATGTTCACCTTTCATATTGTGCTTCAATTCTGTCTTTAAGTCTTCTTTTAATTTATTATTCTCTACATGTGAGTTCTGTACATATTTATAGATTTGCTGAGCGTTCACTGGTGTATAGTATTCCATATTGCTGAACATTACATCTAAATCCATCTGCTGATGTGAATATATTTCATGTTTCACCCAGTTGCCTTTAATATTCGGTACGAGATTTGGAAAGTAGGTCGTTATATCCTGCTTGATGTCATCACTCGTAATATCCTTGCGATATACTTTCTTATACACTTGCTGCATAAAATCCAGACGTACAAATCCGTATAGGTTCATCATTCCACAGTAAAACTTAATCTTCTCGATTTCCGGATTAATTATGCCTGATGCTTTCAATTTTTTAAAATGTTCAAGCACATCTTTCGGTACGAAGAGGATTTCATTAAAATCATGACTGAACGCAAAGATTTCTCTCGTTGCCCCTTTCATATATGTGAAATTGTCATAGCCGAACTGCAATGCATTCTCAATATTCAGTTGCAGCTCAAAGTCCATATACTTCATCATCTTCTGAATCATCGTGAAGTCTTTAAAGAATGCCTGATGAATCATGTTAATATTTGAATTTTTATCTGATTTTTCTTCTAACTGATAAAAGCGTACAATCCCGATGATATCTTCATCACTTAATGTTTGTAAATGTGTCTTCAAATCTTTGTTCGACCAGTTATCAATCATCGTATGAATGTTTGTTTCAATTTCAAGCTGTGATTGATATTGTTCGAGATTGGCTTTTAGCACATCGCTTTCATATGCAGTTTCTTCATCAGTCGGTGCTTCAATCCATTCATGTTCACTATTTAGGTGCAGTTCATTATAATAGTTGATCATTTCATTTGGAATTTCAAAGATTTTACCGCTACTTGCTTCAATCAGTCCTGCTTCAACTAAGTTAGGTAATACATATTCCGTCTGTATACTATCTTTATTGATACGGTTGCCGTTTGCGGCGAGCAATGTTAAATAGAGGTGCTCTGTTTCATTTAAATTTGGAATCACTTGGTGAATTATTGATTTAGTAATTGTCATATATTGCTCCTATCTATAAAAAGGCTGAACTACTTCAGCCTTTAATATTAATGATATTGCGATTAAATTGTATGCCATACGTTTCTTCAAATAATTGTAGCGCTTGAGTACTGAATGCAAATACTTGCGTAAAAGTTCTTTCGCTTAATACATCAACATGTACGTTTCTGTACTTTTCCTGTACTAATGCGTCATTCATCTGGTCGATTGCGTAATAAAATCCACCTTGCTCAAATCGTTCGATAAGTTCATGCTTATTGATTTCATCTGTACTTATATAGAGATGGGCTTCATTAAATTCAGGTAGGGATTCAAACCATGATACCCCTTTTCTGCAGTTCACAACGTCACCAATAATAATCATTGCCGGATGTGTAACCTCTTCTTCCTGAACTTTCTGGATAATATTTGTTAAATCTCCTGTAACCGTCTTCTGGAAGCCATAACTTGCATGTCCAATTACTGCTATTTTTAGATGAGCTTCATTTTTAGATAATACTTCTACGATTTCAGGTAATGCTTTCATCCCCATATACAGTGCAAGTGTTCCACCTTTCGCGAGTGCTTCAAAATCAATTTCTCTGACGCTGTCTTTTTGCAGATGACCCGTTGAAAACGTAACATGCGGTGAATATGCACGGTCCGTCAGTGGGAAGCCTGAATAGAGCGCTGCAGCCGATGCGCTTGTAATCCCTGGAACAATCTCGTATGGCGTATGGTCGTCCAGACTTTCTACTTCTTCAGTCAGGCGACCGAATATACCTGGGTCCCCACCTTTTAGACGGACAATAGTCTTATACTGCTGCGCACAATGATTAATGATTGTATTGATTTCATCCTGCTTCTTATATTTTACGTCAGGATTCTTACCAACGTATATCAGTTTGCATTCGCGCTTGCTGAGCTGCAGTAATATTGGATTTACAAGACGATCATATATAATCACATCTGCCTGCTCGATTTTACGTATTGCCTTATAAGTAACAAGACCTGGGTCACCTGGTCCTGCACCGATAAAGTAAACTTTACCTAGATCCATATATAAAGTACACCATCTTCGACTTCTGTTTTATAAGTCTCAACACATCCGTCTGCTTCATCTGGTGCCTGAATTTGTCCATCGTTTAAATTAATCTTTCGATCATGCAGCGGACAGAATACGTAATGCTCACTTACCGTACCTTCTGATAAAGGACCATTTTTATGAGGACAGCGATTACCGATCGCTCTAATATCTCCAGATTCTAATAAGAATATACCAATCTCTTCGTCTTTCACAAATACTTTTTTACCAATTTGAGGTTCTAATTCAGATACATTGAATAGTTTAATTTTTTCCATGACTATACGCGCTCCA
This region includes:
- the cobA gene encoding uroporphyrinogen-III C-methyltransferase; this translates as MDLGKVYFIGAGPGDPGLVTYKAIRKIEQADVIIYDRLVNPILLQLSKRECKLIYVGKNPDVKYKKQDEINTIINHCAQQYKTIVRLKGGDPGIFGRLTEEVESLDDHTPYEIVPGITSASAAALYSGFPLTDRAYSPHVTFSTGHLQKDSVREIDFEALAKGGTLALYMGMKALPEIVEVLSKNEAHLKIAVIGHASYGFQKTVTGDLTNIIQKVQEEEVTHPAMIIIGDVVNCRKGVSWFESLPEFNEAHLYISTDEINKHELIERFEQGGFYYAIDQMNDALVQEKYRNVHVDVLSERTFTQVFAFSTQALQLFEETYGIQFNRNIINIKG
- the nirD gene encoding nitrite reductase small subunit NirD, whose translation is MEKIKLFNVSELEPQIGKKVFVKDEEIGIFLLESGDIRAIGNRCPHKNGPLSEGTVSEHYVFCPLHDRKINLNDGQIQAPDEADGCVETYKTEVEDGVLYIWI